A genomic region of Corallococcus macrosporus contains the following coding sequences:
- the bla gene encoding subclass B1 metallo-beta-lactamase, producing the protein MKPLRRAALLAFLACSATASAAPPKTPSKKPTPAASAKQEETVLAKDVRVRRIAPGVWLHVTEAGGDWAGITANGLLVEDGDASILVDTGWKPEHAKALLAWAKDTLHRPVRAALVTHFHIDRTGGIPTLDAQGIPVHAREDTARRAKAEGNPVPQQRLSDAQDFGPLSVFFPGAGHSPDNLVVMHPASGILYGGCFIKDATAKGLGNLDDADVAAWPASLKREREHFPDARIIVPGHEQPGGTELLDHTEALLKKKASN; encoded by the coding sequence ATGAAGCCCCTGCGCCGCGCCGCCCTGCTCGCCTTCCTCGCGTGTTCCGCCACCGCCTCCGCGGCACCGCCCAAGACCCCTTCCAAGAAGCCCACCCCGGCGGCCTCCGCGAAGCAGGAGGAGACCGTGCTCGCGAAGGACGTGCGCGTGCGGCGCATCGCCCCGGGCGTGTGGCTGCACGTCACGGAAGCGGGCGGGGACTGGGCGGGCATCACCGCGAACGGGCTGCTCGTGGAGGACGGTGACGCTTCCATCCTCGTGGACACGGGCTGGAAGCCGGAGCACGCCAAGGCGCTGCTCGCCTGGGCGAAGGACACGCTCCATCGCCCGGTGCGCGCGGCGCTGGTGACGCACTTCCACATCGACCGCACGGGCGGCATCCCCACGCTCGACGCCCAGGGCATCCCCGTCCACGCCCGCGAGGACACGGCCCGACGCGCGAAGGCGGAGGGCAACCCCGTGCCCCAGCAGCGCTTGAGCGATGCGCAGGACTTCGGCCCGCTGTCGGTGTTCTTCCCGGGCGCCGGGCACTCGCCCGACAACCTCGTCGTCATGCACCCGGCCTCGGGCATCCTCTACGGCGGCTGCTTCATCAAGGACGCCACGGCGAAGGGCCTGGGCAACCTGGACGACGCGGACGTCGCCGCCTGGCCCGCGAGCCTCAAGCGCGAGCGCGAGCACTTCCCCGACGCCCGCATCATCGTGCCCGGCCACGAGCAGCCCGGTGGGACGGAGCTGCTGGACCACACCGAGGCCCTGCTGAAGAAGAAGGCCTCGAACTGA
- a CDS encoding protein kinase domain-containing protein, giving the protein MLAPDALVLDGRFRVLKPLGSGGMGEVYLGEQVSLGRKVAIKVLHHDLHAQAGMAERFKREARLLSAVEHPAVVRIVDFGQSGDAACLVMEFVEGQSLHDALQDGPLLAPRALALLQQLAEGLSAIHDKGIIHRDLKPENVLISPSARGEQARLLDFGIARLVEPEAGSALSQVGVVLGTPEYLSPEQAVGAKVDTRSDLYSFGVLAYRVLSGRLPFDGPTPRHFLSQHASHAPLPLDRAAPQLSRYVGLLSLVMRLLDKDPAKRPQTAKELADALGLAHAALMAFTPSQGTPIVHATPSSGTAPAVGGSGTAAFGVNPAPPGPGSGTAAFGVAPAAPSVTAPPVQAPQRTGTAAFGTARLTGGGMPAVTGGAAVTKAQNVTVMLTDIQGFTERMSRQTHEENARMLDTHDRLLMPLVREHEGRLVQKRGDALLAVFRAPTASIRCGMAMQQALWRYNQTVPPEHQLHIRVCLHAGEVLVTNDAVLGEPMEVVKAVEHVAAADEVTFTEAVNMVRNRAEAPAEPCGAIPLPGRDEKVQLYRVTRSAEGSPFAAALGLPEPGTKLPPLDALRLKAREGARYLRHHPRVLAGVAGGALALLVAGVAWAVHANDPLVQARGLLEDGKPREALQRLEAPDVPKGAQTTLLRAEVKHAQNRHNEEHGLILGLGKEDAVEPETTLLDGLAEDLGDNDTSASRALDALPDATVLPRMESLARGELSSKQWGALRYLDARDYKGLDRVKLFSASLESSDCNVRAKAALRLVSLGDAAALPALTRAVESASSEKPSGSGKACNAQVLSRALEELKKKTAQ; this is encoded by the coding sequence GTGCTGGCCCCCGACGCACTGGTTCTCGACGGCCGTTTCCGGGTTCTCAAGCCCCTGGGCTCTGGGGGCATGGGTGAGGTGTACCTGGGTGAGCAGGTCTCCCTGGGACGCAAGGTCGCCATCAAGGTCCTCCACCACGACCTGCACGCCCAGGCCGGCATGGCCGAGCGCTTCAAACGCGAGGCCCGCCTCCTCTCCGCGGTGGAGCACCCGGCGGTGGTGCGCATCGTGGACTTCGGCCAGTCCGGCGACGCCGCGTGCCTGGTCATGGAGTTCGTGGAGGGGCAGAGCCTCCACGACGCGCTCCAGGACGGCCCGCTGCTCGCGCCCCGGGCGCTGGCGCTGCTCCAGCAGTTGGCGGAAGGGCTGTCCGCCATCCACGACAAGGGCATCATCCACCGCGACCTGAAGCCGGAGAACGTCCTCATCTCCCCGTCCGCGCGCGGAGAGCAGGCGCGGCTCCTGGACTTCGGCATCGCGCGGCTGGTGGAGCCGGAGGCGGGCAGCGCGCTCAGCCAGGTGGGCGTGGTGCTGGGCACGCCGGAGTACCTGTCCCCGGAGCAGGCCGTGGGCGCGAAGGTGGACACGCGCAGCGACCTGTACTCGTTCGGGGTGCTGGCCTACCGCGTGCTTTCCGGACGGCTGCCGTTCGACGGGCCCACGCCGCGCCACTTCCTGTCGCAGCACGCCTCGCACGCGCCGCTGCCGCTGGACCGCGCGGCGCCGCAGTTGTCGCGCTACGTGGGGCTGCTGTCGCTGGTGATGCGGCTGCTGGACAAGGACCCGGCGAAGCGGCCGCAGACGGCGAAGGAGCTGGCGGACGCGCTGGGCCTGGCGCACGCGGCGCTGATGGCGTTCACCCCCAGCCAGGGCACGCCCATCGTCCATGCGACGCCCTCCTCGGGCACGGCGCCGGCCGTCGGCGGTTCGGGCACGGCGGCCTTCGGCGTGAACCCCGCGCCCCCGGGCCCGGGCTCGGGCACGGCGGCGTTCGGCGTGGCACCGGCCGCTCCTTCCGTGACGGCGCCTCCGGTGCAGGCCCCGCAGCGCACGGGCACGGCGGCGTTCGGCACGGCCCGGCTGACGGGCGGCGGGATGCCCGCGGTGACGGGCGGCGCGGCGGTGACGAAGGCGCAGAACGTGACGGTGATGCTCACCGACATCCAGGGCTTCACCGAGCGGATGAGCCGGCAGACGCACGAGGAGAACGCGCGGATGCTGGACACGCACGACCGGCTGCTGATGCCGCTGGTGCGCGAGCACGAGGGACGCCTGGTGCAGAAGCGCGGCGACGCGCTGCTCGCCGTCTTCCGGGCCCCCACCGCCTCCATCCGCTGCGGCATGGCGATGCAGCAGGCGCTGTGGCGCTACAACCAGACGGTGCCGCCCGAGCACCAGCTCCACATCCGCGTGTGCCTGCACGCGGGCGAGGTGCTGGTGACGAACGACGCGGTGCTCGGCGAGCCGATGGAGGTCGTCAAGGCGGTGGAGCACGTGGCCGCCGCGGACGAGGTGACCTTCACCGAGGCCGTGAACATGGTGCGCAACCGCGCCGAGGCTCCCGCCGAGCCCTGCGGCGCCATCCCCCTGCCCGGCCGCGACGAGAAGGTGCAGCTCTACCGGGTGACGCGCTCGGCGGAGGGCTCCCCCTTCGCCGCGGCGCTGGGCCTCCCGGAGCCAGGGACGAAGCTGCCACCGCTGGACGCCCTGCGCCTGAAGGCGCGCGAGGGCGCGAGGTACCTGCGTCATCACCCGCGCGTGCTGGCCGGCGTCGCGGGGGGAGCGCTGGCGCTGCTGGTGGCGGGCGTCGCCTGGGCGGTGCACGCGAATGATCCGCTGGTGCAGGCGCGTGGGCTCCTGGAGGACGGCAAGCCCCGGGAGGCCCTCCAGCGGCTGGAGGCGCCAGACGTGCCCAAGGGCGCGCAGACGACGCTGCTGCGCGCGGAGGTGAAGCACGCGCAGAACCGGCACAACGAGGAGCACGGCCTCATCCTGGGTCTGGGCAAGGAAGACGCGGTGGAGCCGGAGACGACCCTCCTGGATGGGCTGGCCGAGGACCTGGGCGACAACGACACCTCCGCGAGCCGGGCCCTGGACGCTCTGCCCGACGCCACCGTCCTTCCGCGCATGGAGTCCCTGGCGCGGGGCGAGCTCTCCTCGAAGCAGTGGGGCGCGCTGCGCTACCTGGACGCCAGGGACTACAAGGGCCTGGACCGGGTGAAGCTCTTCTCCGCGTCGCTGGAGTCCAGTGACTGCAACGTGCGCGCGAAGGCCGCCCTGCGGCTGGTGAGCCTGGGCGACGCCGCCGCCCTGCCCGCCCTCACGCGCGCGGTGGAGTCGGCCTCCAGCGAGAAGCCGTCCGGTAGCGGCAAGGCCTGCAACGCACAGGTGCTCAGCCGCGCCCTGGAAGAGCTGAAGAAGAAGACCGCGCAGTAG
- a CDS encoding GNAT family N-acetyltransferase, whose product MSTELTLRPIEARDDAAVAAVIRAVMPEFGADGPGFAIHDPEVDAMSAAYSRPRHVYFVVEHGGRVVGGAGIAPLDGGAPDVCELRKMYFLPTARGHGMGERVLRHCLEFARSAGFRQCYLETLGGMEQAQKLYRKVGFEPLCAPMGRTGHFGCDRWYAMNLTPPA is encoded by the coding sequence ATGAGCACGGAACTGACGTTGAGGCCCATCGAGGCCCGGGACGACGCGGCGGTGGCCGCGGTCATCCGCGCGGTGATGCCGGAGTTCGGAGCGGACGGCCCGGGGTTCGCGATCCACGACCCGGAGGTGGACGCGATGAGCGCCGCGTACAGCCGTCCCCGGCACGTGTATTTCGTCGTGGAGCATGGGGGCCGGGTGGTGGGAGGCGCGGGCATCGCGCCGCTGGACGGAGGCGCACCGGACGTCTGCGAGCTGCGCAAGATGTACTTCCTGCCCACGGCCCGGGGCCACGGCATGGGCGAGCGCGTGTTGAGACACTGTCTGGAGTTCGCGCGAAGCGCCGGTTTCCGGCAGTGCTACCTCGAAACGCTGGGAGGCATGGAGCAGGCCCAGAAGCTCTACCGCAAGGTCGGTTTCGAACCGCTCTGCGCCCCCATGGGCCGCACCGGCCACTTCGGCTGCGACCGCTGGTACGCGATGAACCTCACCCCGCCCGCCTGA
- a CDS encoding endonuclease III domain-containing protein has translation MAPRKQPTTPRRAPRAQSARTAHATPSASDKLPFDIEEVLRRVRHEVRSFADAAMFELAAKGHGSLFEQLIACILSIRTLDEVSLPASLRLLGRAHTPEALARLTPEEIDALIRPVTFHEGKAHQVHAIAVRTRDEFGGQLPADADVLQSFKGVGPKCAHLALGIACGHEVISVDIHVHRVTNRWGYVKASTPERTLAALEAVLPRPYWVELNRLLVPFGKHVCTGSRPKCSTCPVLPYCRQEGVTSHR, from the coding sequence ATGGCACCCAGGAAGCAACCGACAACTCCACGGCGTGCGCCGCGCGCACAGAGCGCTCGCACCGCGCACGCCACTCCGTCGGCCTCGGACAAGCTCCCGTTCGACATCGAAGAGGTCCTCCGCCGCGTGCGCCATGAAGTCCGCTCCTTCGCGGACGCGGCCATGTTCGAGCTCGCAGCGAAGGGCCACGGCTCCCTCTTCGAACAGCTCATCGCGTGCATCCTCTCCATCCGCACGCTCGACGAGGTCAGCCTCCCCGCTTCACTCCGCCTGCTCGGCCGCGCGCACACGCCCGAAGCGCTCGCGCGGCTGACTCCGGAAGAGATCGACGCGCTCATCCGCCCCGTCACCTTCCACGAAGGCAAGGCCCACCAGGTCCACGCCATCGCCGTGCGCACGCGCGATGAGTTCGGCGGCCAGCTGCCCGCGGACGCGGACGTGCTCCAATCCTTCAAGGGCGTGGGCCCCAAGTGCGCGCACCTGGCGCTCGGCATCGCCTGCGGCCACGAGGTCATCAGCGTGGACATCCACGTCCACCGCGTCACCAACCGCTGGGGCTACGTGAAGGCCTCCACGCCGGAGCGCACGCTGGCCGCGCTCGAAGCCGTGCTGCCCCGCCCCTACTGGGTGGAGCTCAACCGGCTCCTCGTCCCCTTCGGCAAGCACGTGTGCACCGGCAGCCGCCCGAAGTGCTCCACCTGCCCCGTCCTCCCATACTGCCGGCAGGAGGGCGTCACCTCCCACCGCTGA
- a CDS encoding CHAP domain-containing protein, which produces MLLRRSSLVTLMSLGCLVGCAHVPDAAPRMAVELPGSAVTRPSAVEAPKVAAVGAEGALGVKAEAPPPLAFVTPEGSEGLAALLEADAHPVPEEAGVIAAALEAAALFTGPTQGPGGFWEELLPPPSKLARGIVARAAQLVGARRLDRSVPNDCSGLVRLAYLQAGIDLVAHGFLAGENAVTGIFRRAQAAGAVHRLNPRPGDLAFFKETYDRNRDGKRNDGMTHIAVVEAVAPDGTVTFIHRGGKGVARSRMNLAFPTVHKLDSGALLNDFIRPASKGMRAYLAGELFVAFASPGGL; this is translated from the coding sequence TTGCTGCTGCGTCGTTCGTCGCTCGTCACCCTGATGTCGCTGGGCTGCCTGGTGGGTTGTGCGCACGTCCCGGACGCCGCGCCTCGCATGGCGGTGGAACTCCCTGGCTCGGCCGTCACGCGGCCCTCCGCGGTTGAAGCCCCAAAGGTCGCGGCGGTGGGCGCGGAGGGGGCACTCGGCGTGAAGGCCGAAGCCCCGCCGCCGCTGGCCTTCGTGACGCCCGAGGGCAGCGAGGGGCTGGCCGCGCTGCTGGAGGCGGACGCGCACCCGGTGCCGGAGGAGGCGGGCGTCATCGCGGCGGCGCTGGAGGCCGCGGCGCTCTTCACCGGGCCCACGCAGGGGCCGGGCGGCTTCTGGGAGGAGCTGCTGCCGCCGCCGTCGAAGCTGGCGCGCGGCATCGTGGCGCGCGCGGCGCAGTTGGTGGGCGCGCGGCGGTTGGACCGCTCGGTGCCCAATGACTGCTCGGGGCTGGTGCGGCTGGCGTATCTCCAGGCCGGCATCGACCTGGTGGCGCACGGCTTCCTCGCCGGCGAGAACGCGGTGACGGGCATCTTCCGTCGCGCGCAGGCGGCGGGCGCGGTGCACCGGCTGAACCCGCGTCCGGGCGACCTGGCGTTCTTCAAGGAGACGTACGACCGCAACCGCGACGGCAAGCGCAACGACGGCATGACGCACATCGCGGTGGTGGAAGCGGTGGCGCCGGACGGCACCGTGACGTTCATCCACCGGGGCGGCAAGGGCGTGGCGCGCAGCCGCATGAACCTGGCCTTCCCCACGGTGCACAAGCTCGACTCCGGTGCGCTGCTCAACGATTTCATCCGACCGGCGAGCAAGGGGATGCGCGCGTACCTCGCGGGCGAGCTCTTCGTCGCGTTCGCCTCGCCTGGAGGTTTGTAG